Proteins from one Pontibacter korlensis genomic window:
- a CDS encoding KpsF/GutQ family sugar-phosphate isomerase, with the protein MNLPNNIALTAKKVLDAEAEAIARLADFIDEKFEACVKAILQIRGRVVVTGIGKSANIAQKIVATLNSTGTPALFMHAADAIHGDLGMIQPEDFVICISKSGNTPEIKVLVPLLKRKGSKLAALVSSTDSYLAHSADFILNAYVEREACPHNLAPTTSTTAALALGDALAVSLLEARGFSSSDFATLHPGGSLGKRLYLKVEDIYTQNESPSVKENATLKEIIIEISSKRLGATAVVKGGSEELVGIITDGDLRRMLNKYDTIEGITAVDIMTPSPLTIEPDSYAAEAMAIMQAKSITQLIVTKSGKFEGFIHLHDLLKEGLV; encoded by the coding sequence TTGAATCTCCCTAATAATATAGCTCTTACTGCAAAAAAAGTATTAGACGCCGAGGCCGAAGCAATCGCCAGACTGGCAGATTTTATCGACGAAAAATTCGAGGCCTGCGTTAAGGCCATTTTGCAGATCAGAGGCCGCGTGGTAGTTACAGGCATAGGCAAAAGCGCCAACATCGCCCAAAAAATTGTAGCTACCCTTAATTCTACCGGTACCCCCGCTTTGTTCATGCATGCTGCAGACGCTATCCACGGCGACCTCGGCATGATTCAGCCGGAGGACTTTGTAATCTGCATCTCTAAAAGCGGAAATACCCCTGAGATTAAGGTACTTGTACCGCTACTGAAACGTAAAGGTTCCAAGCTGGCGGCTCTTGTATCGAGTACCGACTCCTACCTGGCCCATAGCGCCGACTTTATACTTAATGCCTATGTAGAACGTGAGGCCTGCCCTCATAACCTGGCACCTACTACCAGTACTACAGCCGCACTCGCTTTAGGCGATGCACTTGCAGTGAGCCTGTTAGAGGCCCGTGGCTTTAGCAGTTCCGACTTTGCTACACTTCACCCTGGAGGGTCTTTGGGTAAACGTCTTTACCTGAAGGTTGAAGATATTTATACCCAAAATGAGTCGCCTAGCGTAAAGGAGAACGCAACACTCAAAGAGATTATTATTGAAATTTCGTCTAAGCGATTGGGAGCCACTGCTGTAGTAAAAGGAGGCTCGGAGGAACTGGTGGGCATTATTACCGACGGTGATTTACGCCGCATGCTTAACAAATATGATACCATAGAAGGCATTACTGCCGTTGATATCATGACACCATCTCCGCTTACCATAGAGCCAGACAGCTATGCTGCTGAGGCTATGGCCATTATGCAGGCGAAAAGTATAACGCAACTCATTGTCACAAAATCAGGTAAATTCGAGGGCTTCATCCACCTCCACGATTTACTAAAAGAAGGACTTGTATAA
- a CDS encoding mannose-1-phosphate guanylyltransferase produces MDNNTYVVIMAGGIGSRFWPFSRTSYPKQFHDVLGVGKSMLQTTVERFADICPPENLFVVTNKDYGKLVKEQLPELSDNQILLEPIGRNTAPCIAYASYKIAQLNPNANLVVTPADHVVLKQDVFKGVINDALAAAAKDDVLITLGITPSRPDTGYGYIQYIDDEAFKTKKVKTFTEKPNLELAKMFLDSGDFVWNSGIFIWNVKSILKAFHQHLPEVTEVFEEGVTTLNTPQEQNFITRAYSHCRNVSIDYGIMEKVDNVYVLLADIGWSDLGTWNSLYTINDKDDNGNVIDGDVILYDTKDCIIKTPKERLVVLQGLEDYIVAEYDNVLMICKKTEEQKVKEFMADAKSKKGADYI; encoded by the coding sequence ATGGACAACAACACCTACGTGGTGATTATGGCCGGCGGCATAGGAAGCCGCTTCTGGCCGTTCAGCCGCACCAGCTATCCTAAACAGTTTCATGATGTGTTAGGCGTTGGTAAAAGCATGCTACAGACAACTGTAGAGCGCTTCGCCGACATCTGCCCCCCAGAAAACCTTTTTGTTGTAACCAATAAGGATTATGGGAAACTAGTGAAGGAGCAGCTACCAGAACTATCTGACAACCAAATATTATTGGAGCCGATCGGTAGAAACACAGCACCGTGTATAGCCTACGCTTCTTATAAAATCGCGCAGCTGAACCCTAACGCTAACCTGGTAGTAACGCCAGCTGACCACGTAGTGCTGAAACAGGATGTTTTTAAAGGAGTGATAAACGATGCGTTGGCCGCAGCTGCTAAAGATGATGTGCTGATTACGCTGGGTATTACACCGAGCCGCCCTGACACTGGCTACGGCTACATCCAATACATTGATGATGAGGCTTTCAAAACCAAAAAGGTAAAAACCTTTACAGAGAAACCGAACCTGGAGCTGGCAAAGATGTTCCTGGATAGTGGCGACTTTGTCTGGAACTCGGGCATCTTTATCTGGAATGTGAAAAGCATTTTAAAGGCTTTCCACCAGCATCTGCCAGAAGTTACCGAGGTGTTCGAAGAAGGTGTTACCACCCTTAATACACCACAGGAACAAAACTTTATCACCCGAGCCTATTCTCACTGCCGCAACGTGTCAATTGACTATGGCATCATGGAGAAAGTAGACAACGTGTATGTACTGTTAGCTGATATAGGCTGGTCCGACCTTGGCACCTGGAATTCCCTCTACACCATCAACGACAAAGATGACAATGGCAACGTGATAGATGGTGATGTTATACTTTACGACACCAAGGACTGTATCATAAAAACTCCTAAAGAGCGCCTGGTGGTCTTACAAGGGTTGGAAGACTATATTGTTGCCGAGTACGATAATGTACTGATGATCTGCAAGAAAACAGAAGAACAGAAAGTAAAAGAATTTATGGCTGATGCCAAATCAAAGAAAGGCGCAGATTACATTTAA